Genomic segment of uncultured Desulfobacter sp.:
TACGGACTCCCCGTTCTGCTCGGTTGCACCCAGGTTGGCCGCCTCCATGATGCCCGGGCCGCCACCGGTGATAATTGCATAGCCGGCGGCTGCAAAACAAGCTGCCGTCTTCCTTGCCGTTTCATAATTCGGATGGCCCTTGGCCGTTCTGGCGGAGCCGAAAATGGATACCGCAGGCCCCAGGTCATGAAGTCCGTCTATGCCCTCAACAAATTCACCCATAATTTTAAACAGGCGCCAGGATTCGCCGGATTTGAAATCATCAATGGGATACTGGATGGTCTTGGGTGTACGCATGTGCAACTCCTTGCTAAAACGGTTCAAACTGCAGGTTTTGGTCGGCCAACCTATCTGGCAAAAATATATTAAATGTGGTATATACTATCCAATTTGGATGAACTGATCAAGTTGGTCCGTTAACACTTTCAATTTATTGTTTTTTGATAATCAAAAAAAGAAAACACTCATTTGGAATGACTATAAATTTGGATTTTCAATATTCAGTGTCCCGGCAGACGACGGTTGTCAATGCCTTGGGGATGCATGCGCGGCCTGCTGCAGTCATTGCTGCAATGGCCCAGGACGCCTGCGGCGACATCTGGTTGTCAGATGGAAAAAGTTTTGTGGATGCCGCAAGCATTATCGAGATTTTATCTTTGTGTGCGGTTACGGGAACAAAGGTGTCCATTTTTACGGAAAAAAAAGAAGATACCAGCCTGGCCGATAAGATTAAAGATTTTTTTGACGTCGGATTTGGGGAGAATGGAAATGAATAGCGCCGTTGCGGATCAAATCATTCTCAGGGGGATCAGCGGTTCTCCCGGTATCTGCATTGGGAAAGCGTATCTTGTCGAACGGGAAGGGGTTAACCTGATTAAGCGCTACCCAATAAGCCCGGATATGGTTCCCAATGAAATCGACCGGTTTAAAACCGCAGTGGATAAAGCCAAAAAAGACCATGCCATGGTTATTGATTCCCTCGGGGATGATTTAAGTGAGAATTTGAATATTC
This window contains:
- a CDS encoding HPr family phosphocarrier protein codes for the protein MTINLDFQYSVSRQTTVVNALGMHARPAAVIAAMAQDACGDIWLSDGKSFVDAASIIEILSLCAVTGTKVSIFTEKKEDTSLADKIKDFFDVGFGENGNE